A single window of Jiangella alkaliphila DNA harbors:
- a CDS encoding sensor histidine kinase: protein MAAERGRRGSVRLRTTAGAVVIAGLALLLGSVALVVVMRSTLLEQVADAAQARAAAVDPTDPHPVADDDGFVQVLDARGRVVAATPNVAGADAVEVRPGDTARVDVVPGEDMLAVAVRAGDRTVVAGQSADDVAEATGVVARLLGFGLPALLAVVAVTTWWTTGRALAPVEAVRAEVDEISAAELHRRVPGGRCDDEIARLARTMNRMLDRLEEAQTRQRQFVSDASHELRSPVASIRQHAEVALAHPGRTTVPALAATVLAEDLRVQRLVEDLLVLARADEHLLRLAAHPVDLDDLVLEEAARLRAAGGVDVDTTGVAAARVSGDAAALRRVLRNLGDNAARHASGVVALSVAARDGAVVLAVEDDGPGIAAGDRERVLRRFVRLDEARDRDAGGAGLGLAIVDELVRAHGGEVEVGEGTGGGARIVVRLPADHEA, encoded by the coding sequence ATGGCGGCTGAGCGCGGGCGGCGGGGCTCGGTGCGGCTGCGCACGACGGCCGGGGCGGTGGTGATCGCCGGGCTGGCGCTGCTGCTGGGCAGCGTGGCGCTGGTCGTCGTCATGCGCTCGACGCTGCTCGAGCAGGTGGCCGACGCCGCGCAGGCGCGGGCCGCGGCCGTCGACCCAACGGACCCGCACCCGGTGGCCGACGACGACGGGTTCGTGCAGGTGCTCGACGCCCGCGGCCGGGTCGTCGCGGCGACGCCGAACGTGGCCGGCGCCGACGCCGTCGAGGTGCGGCCCGGCGACACCGCGCGGGTCGACGTCGTCCCCGGCGAGGACATGCTGGCCGTCGCGGTGCGTGCGGGCGACCGGACCGTCGTCGCCGGCCAGTCGGCCGACGACGTCGCCGAGGCGACCGGGGTGGTGGCCCGGCTGCTCGGCTTCGGCCTGCCGGCGCTGCTCGCCGTCGTGGCGGTGACGACGTGGTGGACGACGGGCCGGGCGCTCGCGCCGGTCGAGGCGGTCCGGGCGGAGGTCGACGAGATCTCGGCCGCCGAGCTGCACCGCCGGGTGCCCGGCGGCCGCTGCGACGACGAGATCGCCCGGCTGGCCCGCACCATGAACCGGATGCTGGACCGGCTGGAGGAGGCACAGACCCGGCAGCGCCAGTTCGTCTCCGACGCCTCGCACGAGCTGCGCTCCCCGGTCGCGTCGATCCGCCAGCACGCCGAGGTCGCGCTGGCGCACCCCGGCCGCACCACCGTCCCGGCGCTGGCCGCCACCGTCCTCGCCGAGGACCTGCGGGTGCAGCGGCTGGTCGAGGACCTCCTCGTGCTCGCCCGCGCCGACGAGCACCTGCTGCGGCTCGCCGCGCACCCCGTCGACCTGGACGACCTCGTGCTGGAGGAGGCGGCGCGGCTGCGGGCGGCCGGCGGCGTCGACGTCGACACGACCGGCGTCGCCGCGGCCCGGGTGAGCGGCGACGCGGCGGCGCTGCGCCGGGTGCTGCGCAACCTCGGCGACAACGCCGCCCGGCACGCGTCAGGCGTCGTCGCACTGTCGGTGGCCGCGCGCGACGGCGCGGTCGTCCTGGCCGTCGAGGACGACGGGCCCGGCATCGCGGCGGGCGACCGCGAGCGGGTCCTGCGCCGCTTCGTCCGCCTCGACGAGGCCCGCGACCGCGACGCCGGCGGCGCCGGTCTCGGCCTGGCCATCGTCGACGAGCTGGTCCGCGCCCACGGTGGCGAGGTCGAGGTGGGCGAGGGCACGGGCGGCGGGGCCCGGATCGTCGTCCGCCTCCCCGCCGATCACGAAGCGTGA
- a CDS encoding response regulator transcription factor yields the protein MRVLVVEDERRLADGIRAGLEAEGFAVDVAHTGTDGLWSAAEHPYDAIVLDLLLPGLNGYQVCARLRERGVWTPILVLTAKDGEWDEVEALDTGADDYLTKPFSHHVLVARLRALLRRDLRERPVVLEAGDLRADPGSRRAWRGDREVELTAREFSVLEFLLRRRGEVLSKSEILRHVWDEAFDGDPNIVEVYVGHLRAKLDRPFGCQSIETVRGAGYRMAADGG from the coding sequence ATGCGCGTCCTGGTGGTCGAGGACGAACGGCGGCTGGCCGACGGAATCCGCGCCGGCCTCGAGGCCGAGGGCTTCGCCGTCGACGTCGCCCATACCGGCACCGACGGGCTCTGGTCCGCCGCCGAGCATCCGTACGACGCGATCGTGCTCGACCTGCTGCTGCCCGGCCTCAACGGCTACCAGGTCTGCGCGCGGCTGCGCGAGCGCGGCGTGTGGACGCCGATCCTCGTGCTCACTGCCAAGGACGGCGAGTGGGATGAGGTCGAAGCCTTGGACACCGGCGCCGACGACTACCTCACCAAGCCGTTCTCGCACCACGTGCTGGTCGCCCGGCTGCGTGCGCTGCTCCGTCGCGACCTGCGGGAACGGCCGGTCGTCCTGGAGGCGGGCGACCTGCGGGCCGATCCCGGATCCCGGCGGGCCTGGCGCGGCGACCGCGAGGTGGAGCTGACCGCGCGCGAGTTCTCCGTGCTGGAGTTCCTGCTCCGGCGTCGCGGCGAGGTGCTGTCGAAGTCGGAGATCCTGCGACACGTCTGGGACGAGGCGTTCGACGGCGACCCCAACATCGTCGAGGTCTACGTCGGCCACCTGCGCGCGAAGCTGGACCGTCCGTTCGGGTGTCAGAGCATTGAGACCGTGCGCGGCGCGGGCTACCGGATGGCCGCCGATGGCGGCTGA